CACGGGGCGCGAGCAGGGCGAGCGCGAGGAGATCGTCGTCGACGGCGACGCCCTCTGGGTCTCGAGCGGCTACCTCGACGACGAGGAGCCCGTTGCGGGCATCGGCGGCAGCTGCACCAACGGCACCAGCGTCCCGAGCGGCGTCTCGCCCAACATCGCCAAGGTCCACGCCGCCGTCTGCGCGGCCTTCCCGCAGATCACCACCTACGGCACGTTCCGTGGCGACGGCGAGCACGCTCAGGGCCGAGCAGTCGACATCATGGTCAGCGGCGCCACCGGCTGGGACGTCGCGAACTTCGTGCGGGCCCACTACGCAGAACTCGGCGTCGAGTACCTCATCCACGCCCAGAAGATCTGGTCCGTCGAGCGCGGCGGCGAGGGCTGGCGCGGGATGTCCGACCGGGGGTCGATCACGGCCAACCACTACGACCACGTGCACGTCACGACCTACTGATCCAGCGCCGTCCCGCGACCCCGTCCCCGGGCACCCGCTACCTCGGCGCCGATGACACGGCATCAGGAATCACGGATCGACGCCCGCTACGACGACGCACCGGGGCCGCAGTCGCGCGCGGTCCTTATCAATGACGAGGAATTCGCTGCTGCAGTCTCGACGAGAACGTCGTGACCCATGCGGCTGCGAACACGAACGTCGCAATGAGAGCGACGAGGACAAGCTTCTCGACGCCGCCGGTCTCCCGGGATCCGATTGCGATGACGAGCGAGACAGTCAGCATCGCGAGCACCAGAATCAGCAACACTCTGACCAAGCGGATCAACATGACCATCTCGTGAGAGTACGCCGGGCGGAGTCGCCTGGCCAGAAGCTCAGCGACACGGCATCCGCAACTCAAGCAAGAGTGGCGCTCCTCGAACTCTTCCGCCTCAACGACCTCACGAGATGCAACAAGGAGGTCCCTTCGATCGCTGGCACCTCTCGCGCCCGTCACCGGAGGGGCTGGAACGACCCGGCTGCAGGTGAGCACCTGTCCGGCATGGCGCTCGTCAGTTCGAACACCCGACTCCGCCGGTATCCAGCGCCGTCGCGCAACCCCGTCCCCGGCACGCGCTAGCCTCGGCGCCGATGACACAGCATCAGGAATCACGGATCGACGCCCGCTACGACGACGCCGCCCGTGAGCGCATCGTCGTCGAGCCGCCCAAGCGCGTCGACGCGCCGGCGCGGCAGCCGTTCGAGCGCGACCGGGCCCGCGTCGTACACGCTGCGGCGAGCCGTCGGCTGGCCGCCAAGACCCAGGTGGTCGGCCCGCAGACCGACGACTTCGTGCGCAATCGGCTCACCCACAGCCTCGAGGTCGCTCAGGTCGCCCGCGACCTCGCCCGGGCGCTGGGTTGCGACCCCGACCTGGCCGAGACCGCCGCGCTGGCGCACGATCTCGGCCACCCGCCCTTCGGCCACAACGGCGAGCGCGCGCTGGCCGAGCACGCTGTCGGGTGCGGGGGCTTCGAGGGCAACGCGCAAACCCTGCGCCTGCTGACCCGGCTCGAGGCCAAGACGTTCGACGCCGACGGTCACAGCGTCGGTCTCAACCTCACCCGGGCAACGCTCGACGCCTGCACCAAGTACCCCTGGGGTCGCGAGCTCGCCGAGGATCCGCACGGCGTGCACGGTGACGGGTCGCCGCGGCTGGTCGTGAAGTTCGGCGTCTACGACGACGACCGGCCGGTCTTCGACTGGGTCCGCCGTGACATCGAAGGCAGGCAGAAGTGCCTCGAGGCACAGGTGATGGACCTCGCCGACGATGTCGCCTACTCCGTGCACGATGTCGAGGACGGCATCGTCGCTGGCAAGATCGACCTCACCGCGCTCGACCGGCCGGCGCTGTGGGAGCGGGTGCGTGGGTGGTACCTCCCGCACTCCACCGACGATGAGCTCGACGACGTACTCGACGGCATGCGGCTCCAGGCCAGCTGGCCCACCACGCCGTACGACGGCAGCCGGC
This is a stretch of genomic DNA from Nocardioides sp. InS609-2. It encodes these proteins:
- a CDS encoding deoxyguanosinetriphosphate triphosphohydrolase, producing the protein MTQHQESRIDARYDDAARERIVVEPPKRVDAPARQPFERDRARVVHAAASRRLAAKTQVVGPQTDDFVRNRLTHSLEVAQVARDLARALGCDPDLAETAALAHDLGHPPFGHNGERALAEHAVGCGGFEGNAQTLRLLTRLEAKTFDADGHSVGLNLTRATLDACTKYPWGRELAEDPHGVHGDGSPRLVVKFGVYDDDRPVFDWVRRDIEGRQKCLEAQVMDLADDVAYSVHDVEDGIVAGKIDLTALDRPALWERVRGWYLPHSTDDELDDVLDGMRLQASWPTTPYDGSRRAMAALKNLTSDLIGRFCGAVQEATFAAGDGPFVRYDARLEVPARTRLEIGVLKGVAAHYVMSTDDRVALMVRQRELLAELVEAFLRCGPDELDRPFADDWRAAADDAARRRVVIDQVASLGDASAVARHRALT